One Turneriella parva DSM 21527 genomic region harbors:
- the hslU gene encoding ATP-dependent protease ATPase subunit HslU, translated as MLSEFKPTEIVRHLDGFIIGQADAKRAVAIALRNRERRLALGEHPLREEIHPKNIIMIGPTGVGKTEIARRLAKMANAPFIKVEATKYTEVGYVGRDVESMIRDLLMTAMKIVRQEFEERYKEDAEKRTEERLLDLLLSGKSAAEKPKDENAVTSTEDDDEAIARDIFRKKLRGGKLEDREVEFRAPQAASPQVAVQMMAIPGMEEIENQMQNMLGDIFPKKRENRKVSIAQARKLIYQEELEQLIDQEKLKEEAIRRTENTGIVFIDEIDKIASRGGKGSPDVSREGVQRDILPLVEGSTVNTRHGAVKTDHILFIAAGAFHIAAVTDLIPELQGRFPIRVELKPLNKEDYVSILKTPKNALAKQYQALLSTENVNIQFENSGFEAIAEIAYEMNSRNENIGARRLHTILEKLFEKPSFEPEKYSGKDVVVDRNFVTSELGDIVKNQDLSRFIL; from the coding sequence ATGCTTTCTGAGTTTAAGCCCACCGAGATCGTTCGCCATCTCGACGGCTTTATTATTGGTCAGGCGGATGCAAAACGTGCAGTCGCCATTGCGCTGAGAAACCGCGAGCGCCGTCTTGCTTTGGGCGAACACCCGCTACGCGAAGAGATACATCCGAAAAATATTATCATGATCGGGCCCACGGGCGTCGGCAAGACCGAAATTGCGCGGCGTCTCGCCAAAATGGCCAACGCCCCCTTTATTAAGGTCGAGGCGACAAAATATACCGAGGTCGGCTATGTGGGTCGCGATGTCGAAAGCATGATACGCGACCTGCTCATGACCGCCATGAAGATCGTGCGCCAAGAGTTTGAAGAGAGATATAAAGAAGACGCTGAAAAGCGCACTGAAGAAAGACTGCTCGACCTTTTGCTTTCGGGCAAATCGGCCGCTGAAAAGCCCAAAGATGAGAACGCGGTAACGAGTACAGAAGACGACGACGAAGCCATCGCGCGCGATATTTTTCGCAAAAAGCTGAGAGGCGGCAAACTCGAAGACCGCGAAGTCGAGTTCAGGGCGCCACAGGCTGCGAGCCCGCAGGTTGCAGTGCAGATGATGGCGATACCGGGAATGGAAGAAATCGAGAACCAGATGCAGAACATGCTCGGTGATATTTTCCCCAAAAAGCGCGAGAACCGCAAGGTCAGCATCGCGCAGGCACGCAAACTTATTTATCAAGAAGAGCTAGAACAGCTGATCGATCAGGAGAAACTCAAAGAAGAAGCGATTCGGCGCACCGAAAATACCGGCATCGTGTTTATCGATGAAATCGACAAGATCGCCAGCCGCGGTGGCAAGGGTTCGCCCGATGTCTCGCGCGAAGGGGTGCAGCGCGATATTCTGCCTCTGGTCGAAGGTTCAACGGTGAACACCCGGCATGGCGCGGTCAAAACCGACCACATTCTGTTTATTGCGGCCGGCGCGTTTCACATTGCTGCGGTCACCGACCTGATACCCGAACTTCAGGGGCGGTTTCCGATTCGTGTAGAGCTGAAGCCGCTGAATAAAGAAGACTATGTCAGTATTCTGAAAACTCCGAAAAATGCACTCGCAAAGCAATACCAGGCATTGCTTTCGACCGAGAATGTGAACATTCAGTTTGAAAATTCGGGTTTTGAAGCAATTGCAGAAATCGCCTATGAGATGAATTCGCGCAACGAAAATATCGGGGCAAGACGACTGCACACGATTCTGGAAAAACTCTTTGAAAAACCCTCGTTTGAACCTGAAAAATATTCAGGCAAAGATGTTGTTGTCGATCGAAATTTCGTGACCAGCGAACTCGGTGACATCGTCAAAAACCAGGACCTGTCGCGCTTTATACTCTGA
- a CDS encoding enoyl-CoA hydratase/isomerase family protein, with translation MNFKLSDHGSGKKVARFVDICTNEQNSLTRASLLELTKILHDTQADEKYAALVFTSGNPKFFSNGLDASNVASVPDDKLAEEVGEIVLFFNHLLRFDKPVVAEVTGYAMGGGAVITVGSDYKYMLEGKARISFSEVLVGLPLPGNFIDKIARTVYPPFVNAICAAENYKAGEAKAIGLIDETAPDLEALRKLTLKKLDYLNRIPLSALQRTKQAINAPILERSETTLKHIYESFTTPVIVKNFREAMSALAEKRRPQYLD, from the coding sequence ATGAATTTCAAACTCAGTGACCACGGCAGCGGCAAAAAAGTTGCGCGTTTTGTCGATATCTGCACGAACGAACAGAACTCTTTGACGCGAGCGAGTCTTCTTGAGCTGACGAAGATTCTGCACGATACGCAGGCAGACGAAAAATACGCTGCGCTTGTCTTCACATCGGGAAATCCTAAATTTTTTTCGAACGGCCTCGATGCTTCCAATGTGGCTTCGGTGCCCGACGACAAACTCGCCGAAGAAGTCGGTGAAATCGTGCTCTTCTTTAATCACCTGCTGCGCTTCGACAAGCCAGTCGTCGCCGAGGTGACAGGTTATGCGATGGGCGGCGGTGCGGTGATTACCGTGGGCAGCGACTACAAGTACATGCTCGAAGGCAAGGCGCGCATTTCTTTCAGCGAAGTGCTCGTCGGTTTACCCCTGCCCGGCAACTTTATCGATAAGATTGCCCGCACCGTTTACCCGCCGTTTGTCAATGCCATCTGCGCTGCTGAGAACTATAAGGCGGGCGAAGCGAAGGCAATCGGACTCATCGACGAAACGGCGCCTGACCTCGAAGCGCTGCGCAAACTGACGCTCAAGAAACTCGATTACCTGAACCGAATACCCCTCTCGGCGCTTCAGCGCACGAAGCAGGCGATTAATGCTCCCATTCTCGAGCGGTCAGAAACGACGCTCAAGCACATATACGAATCATTTACCACCCCTGTGATCGTCAAAAACTTTCGCGAAGCCATGAGTGCGCTTGCCGAAAAGCGCCGGCCGCAGTATCTTGACTGA
- a CDS encoding RsmD family RNA methyltransferase, with the protein MKRASLRVGSGRLKRTAIPAARSHKQHQNSTSARVKEAAFQLVRNHVDIDEPWVFYDLFAGSGQMGIEALSLGAAHVTFVDLVPERLSDIQHTLQSLDIDRSAYTLVRSRANKVLGESFSVKEMPVVVWADPPYTYGNSASNDPANLILLYRSAAAESGPPYPVLLMQVHEKNPAMAQEFLDSNPDIQVYRYGSNCLLLLKLH; encoded by the coding sequence GTGAAACGTGCCTCGCTGCGCGTCGGTTCTGGCCGGCTGAAGCGTACAGCAATACCCGCGGCGAGATCGCATAAACAGCACCAGAATTCAACGAGTGCACGCGTCAAAGAAGCGGCGTTTCAGCTAGTGCGCAATCATGTGGATATCGATGAGCCATGGGTGTTTTACGACCTGTTTGCCGGCAGCGGCCAAATGGGAATCGAGGCGCTGAGTCTCGGCGCGGCGCACGTCACCTTTGTCGATCTCGTACCCGAGCGGCTCAGCGACATTCAACACACGCTGCAGTCACTTGACATCGATCGCTCAGCGTACACGCTCGTCAGATCGCGCGCGAACAAGGTTCTCGGCGAATCGTTCAGTGTAAAAGAAATGCCGGTGGTTGTCTGGGCCGACCCACCTTACACGTATGGCAACAGCGCCTCGAACGACCCCGCGAACCTGATTCTGCTCTACCGTTCGGCCGCAGCCGAGTCGGGCCCGCCCTATCCGGTACTACTCATGCAGGTTCATGAAAAGAACCCGGCAATGGCGCAGGAATTTCTCGATTCAAACCCCGACATTCAGGTCTACCGTTACGGGTCGAACTGTCTGTTGCTGCTCAAATTGCATTGA